In Haemorhous mexicanus isolate bHaeMex1 chromosome 6, bHaeMex1.pri, whole genome shotgun sequence, a single window of DNA contains:
- the CHAC1 gene encoding glutathione-specific gamma-glutamylcyclotransferase 1, with the protein MKRDAQLPEESPEPPPRPLLSSSSSSSPSGQAEGAELAAPVWIFGYGSLVWRPGFEFTSRKVGFIRGYSRRFWQGDTFHRGSEKMPGRVVTLLEDCGACTWGVAYEVRGEQIAASLEYLNMREAVLGGYDTKLVKFHPQEKDAEEPILALVYIATPQNPSYLGPASEEDIAAQIIVSSGCAGHNIEYLLRLADFMRYFCPQAEDKHLFSIEEALISILPCLYYTEESLEETASVPSKSKS; encoded by the exons ATGAAGCGCGACGCGCAGCTCCCCGAGGAgagcccggagccgccgccACGCCcgctcctctcctcctcctcctcttcctcgccCTCGGGGCAGGCGGAGGGCGCAGAGCTGGCGGCGCCGGTGTGGATCTTCGGGTACGGTTCGCTGGTGTGGAGGCCGGGCTTCGAGTTCACGTCGCGCAAGGTGGGCTTCATCCGCGGGTACAGCCGCCGCTTCTGGCAGGGGGACACCTTCCACCGCGGCAGCGAGAAGATG CCCGGCCGGGTGGTGACGCTGCTGGAGGACTGCGGG GCATGCACGTGGGGTGTAGCCTATGAAGTCCGTGGGGAACAAATTGCTGCATCGCTCGAGTATCTCAACATGCGAGAAGCTGTCCTGGGAGGCTATGACACCAAGCTGGTGAAGTTCCACCCTCAGGAGAAAGATGCAGAGGAACCCATCTTGGCTCTTGTTTACATTGCAACACCCCAGAACCCTTCCTACCTTGGCCCAGCATCTGAAGAAGACATTGCAGCTCAAATCATTGTCTCAAGTGGTTGTGCTGGTCATAACATAGAGTACTTGCTGAGACTGGCAGACTTTATGCGCTACTTCTGTCCTCAAGCAGAGGATAAACATCTCTTCTCCATTGAAGAGGCTCTTATTTCCATCCTTCCATGTCTATACTACACAGAGGAGTCTCTAGAAGAAACTGCAAGTGTCCCTTCGAAGTCTAAGAGTTGA